In one Streptomyces sp. NBC_00597 genomic region, the following are encoded:
- the pgi gene encoding glucose-6-phosphate isomerase — protein MNANQAAERSASSEGGGGRPEGRTRLNRTPEWLALGKHREELGQTHLRELFEADPNRGTGYTLRVGDLYVDYSKHLVTDETLELLRELAAATGVAELREAMFRGEKINTTEDRAVLHTALRAPADAVVEVDGENVVPEVHAVLDKMAAFSDQVRSGQWTGFTGKRIKNVVNIGIGGSDLGPAMAYEALRAFTDRALTVRFVSNVDGADLHEAVRDLDPAETLFIIASKTFTTIETITNAESAREWLLAGLGGDAAAVARHFVALSTNAEKVTSFGIDPDNMFGFWDWVGGRYSFDSAIGLSLMIAIGPDAFRELLGGFHTVDEHFRTAPPEQNAPLLMGLLGIWYGAFFDAQSHAVLPYSHYLSRFTAYLQQLDMESNGKSVDRDGNPVDWQTGPVVWGTPGTNGQHAYYQLIHQGTKVIPADFIGFARPIGELPPPLAAQHDLLMANFFAQTQALAFGKTADEVRAEGVPEPLVPHKTFKGNHPTTTILAQDLTPAVLGQLIALYEHKVFVQGAVWNIDSFDQWGVELGKVLAKRVEPALTEGADVPGLDASSKALVATYRELRGRA, from the coding sequence ATGAACGCAAATCAGGCCGCCGAGCGAAGCGCGTCGAGCGAGGGTGGCGGTGGGCGACCGGAGGGCCGTACGAGGCTCAACCGGACGCCCGAGTGGCTGGCACTCGGCAAGCACCGCGAAGAGCTGGGGCAGACGCATCTGCGAGAGCTGTTCGAAGCGGATCCGAACCGGGGCACGGGCTACACCCTGCGGGTCGGGGACCTGTACGTCGACTACTCGAAGCACCTCGTGACCGACGAGACGCTGGAGCTGCTGCGGGAGCTGGCGGCGGCGACGGGCGTGGCCGAGCTGCGCGAGGCGATGTTCCGCGGCGAGAAGATCAACACGACCGAGGACCGGGCGGTCCTGCACACCGCCCTGCGCGCACCCGCGGACGCGGTGGTCGAGGTGGACGGCGAGAACGTCGTCCCGGAAGTCCACGCCGTCCTCGACAAGATGGCGGCCTTCTCCGACCAGGTCCGCTCGGGGCAGTGGACCGGCTTCACCGGCAAGCGCATCAAGAACGTGGTCAACATCGGCATCGGCGGCTCCGACCTGGGTCCGGCGATGGCGTACGAGGCGCTGCGCGCGTTCACCGACCGCGCGCTGACCGTACGGTTCGTGTCCAACGTGGACGGCGCCGACCTGCACGAGGCGGTACGGGACCTGGACCCGGCCGAGACGCTGTTCATCATCGCTTCCAAGACCTTCACCACCATCGAGACCATCACCAACGCCGAGTCGGCGCGCGAGTGGCTGCTGGCGGGTCTCGGCGGTGACGCGGCGGCCGTGGCGCGGCACTTCGTGGCGCTGTCGACCAACGCGGAGAAGGTCACCTCGTTCGGCATCGACCCGGACAACATGTTCGGGTTCTGGGACTGGGTCGGTGGACGCTACTCCTTCGACTCCGCGATCGGCCTCTCCCTGATGATCGCGATCGGCCCGGACGCCTTCCGGGAGCTGCTGGGCGGCTTCCACACGGTGGACGAGCACTTCCGCACGGCGCCGCCGGAGCAGAACGCACCGCTCCTCATGGGCCTGTTGGGGATCTGGTACGGGGCGTTCTTCGACGCGCAGTCGCACGCCGTCCTGCCGTACAGCCACTACCTCTCCCGCTTCACCGCGTACCTGCAGCAGCTGGACATGGAGTCCAACGGCAAGTCCGTGGACCGGGACGGCAATCCGGTGGACTGGCAGACCGGTCCGGTGGTGTGGGGCACGCCCGGCACCAACGGGCAGCACGCCTACTACCAGTTGATCCACCAGGGCACGAAGGTGATCCCGGCGGACTTCATCGGCTTCGCCCGCCCGATCGGCGAACTGCCGCCCCCGCTCGCGGCGCAGCACGACCTGCTGATGGCGAACTTCTTCGCGCAGACGCAGGCGCTGGCCTTCGGCAAGACCGCGGACGAGGTCCGGGCGGAGGGCGTGCCGGAGCCCCTGGTCCCGCACAAGACCTTCAAGGGGAACCACCCGACCACGACGATCCTGGCGCAGGACCTCACCCCGGCGGTGCTGGGCCAGCTGATCGCGCTGTACGAGCACAAGGTGTTCGTCCAGGGCGCGGTGTGGAACATCGATTCCTTCGACCAGTGGGGCGTCGAGCTCGGCAAGGTCCTCGCCAAGCGGGTCGAGCCGGCGCTGACGGAGGGCGCGGACGTTCCGGGTCTGGACGCCTCGTCGAAGGCCCTCGTGGCCACCTACCGGGAGCTGCGCGGCCGCGCCTGA
- a CDS encoding RNA polymerase-binding protein RbpA: MASGNAIRGSRVGAGPMGEAERGESAPRLRISFWCSNGHETQPSFASDAQVPDTWDCPRCGFPAGQDRDNPPAPPRTEPYKTHLAYVRERRTDADGEAILAEALAKLRGEI, encoded by the coding sequence GTGGCAAGTGGCAACGCGATCCGTGGCAGTCGGGTCGGAGCGGGGCCGATGGGTGAGGCCGAGCGCGGCGAATCCGCGCCCCGCCTGCGCATCTCCTTCTGGTGCTCGAACGGGCACGAGACGCAGCCGAGCTTCGCCAGCGACGCACAGGTGCCGGACACCTGGGATTGCCCGCGCTGCGGGTTCCCGGCCGGCCAAGACCGGGACAACCCGCCGGCGCCGCCGCGCACCGAGCCCTACAAGACGCACCTGGCGTACGTACGGGAGCGCCGCACGGACGCCGATGGCGAGGCGATCCTCGCCGAGGCGCTGGCCAAACTCCGCGGCGAGATCTGA
- the secG gene encoding preprotein translocase subunit SecG: MGFSIALIVFSALLMLLVLMHKGKGGGLSDMFGGGMQSSVGGSSVAERNLDRITVVIGLLWFACIMTLGILLK, from the coding sequence ATGGGGTTCTCGATCGCCCTGATCGTCTTCAGCGCCCTGCTGATGCTGCTCGTGCTGATGCACAAGGGCAAGGGCGGCGGCCTTTCCGACATGTTCGGCGGCGGCATGCAGTCGTCGGTCGGCGGTTCCTCGGTCGCCGAGCGCAACCTGGACCGCATCACCGTCGTGATCGGTCTCCTCTGGTTCGCCTGCATCATGACGCTCGGCATTCTGCTGAAGTAG
- the tpiA gene encoding triose-phosphate isomerase, with the protein MTTRTPLMAGNWKMNLNHLEAIAHVQKLAFALADKDYDAVEVAVLPPFVDLRSVQTLVDGDKLKIKYGAQDISAHDSGAYTGEISGSMLAKLKCTYVAVGHSERRQYHGEGDELCNAKVKAAYQHGITPILCVGEGLDVRKAGQQVPYTLAQVDGGLKDVPAEQVESIVIAYEPVWAIGTGEVATPEDAQEVCGAIRTRLAELYSQELADKVRIQYGGSVKSGNIAAIMAQPDVDGALIGGAALDADEFVKIVRFRDQ; encoded by the coding sequence ATGACCACGCGTACCCCGCTGATGGCGGGCAACTGGAAGATGAACCTCAACCACCTTGAGGCCATCGCGCACGTCCAGAAGCTCGCCTTCGCGCTCGCCGACAAGGACTACGACGCCGTCGAGGTCGCGGTCCTGCCGCCCTTCGTCGACCTGCGCTCGGTCCAGACCCTGGTCGACGGCGACAAGCTGAAGATCAAGTACGGCGCCCAGGACATCTCGGCGCACGACTCCGGCGCCTACACCGGCGAGATCTCCGGTTCGATGCTCGCGAAGCTGAAGTGCACGTACGTGGCCGTCGGCCACAGCGAGCGCCGCCAGTACCACGGCGAGGGCGACGAGCTCTGCAACGCCAAGGTCAAGGCCGCCTACCAGCACGGGATCACCCCGATCCTGTGCGTCGGCGAGGGCCTGGACGTCCGCAAGGCCGGACAGCAGGTCCCGTACACCCTCGCCCAGGTCGACGGCGGCCTCAAGGACGTTCCGGCCGAGCAGGTCGAGTCCATCGTGATCGCGTACGAGCCCGTCTGGGCGATCGGGACCGGCGAGGTCGCCACCCCCGAGGACGCGCAGGAGGTCTGCGGGGCGATCCGCACCCGCCTCGCCGAGCTGTACTCCCAGGAGCTGGCCGACAAGGTCCGCATCCAGTACGGCGGCTCGGTGAAGTCGGGCAACATCGCCGCGATCATGGCGCAGCCCGACGTCGACGGCGCGCTGATCGGCGGCGCGGCTCTGGACGCGGACGAGTTCGTGAAGATCGTCCGGTTCCGCGACCAGTGA
- the pgk gene encoding phosphoglycerate kinase has protein sequence MKTIDELLAEGVTGKRVFVRADLNVPLANGEISDDGRIRAVLPTIAKLAESGARVVVASHLGRPKGAPEPAFSLAPAAKRLGELLGADVAFATDTVGDSAKETVAALADGQVAVIENLRFNAGETSKDDAERGAFADELAELADLYVGDGFGAVHRKHASVFDLPARLPHAAGYLIATEVGVLKKLTAEVKRPYVVVLGGAKVSDKLAVIDELLGKADRLLIGGGMAYTFLKAKGYEVGISLLQEDQLDKVTEYMERAEKNGVELVLPVDILASANFPDLKTKAPAVFETVDADKIPADKEGLDIGPKTRELYASKIADAETVFWNGPVGVFEHPDYAGGTSAIARALVDSSAFTVVGGGDSAAAVRTLGFDENAFGHISTGGGASLEYLEGKTLPGLAALEV, from the coding sequence ATGAAGACGATCGACGAACTGCTCGCCGAAGGCGTCACCGGCAAGCGGGTCTTCGTCCGCGCGGACCTCAACGTGCCTCTGGCGAACGGTGAGATCAGCGACGACGGCCGCATCCGCGCCGTGCTGCCGACCATCGCGAAGCTCGCCGAATCCGGCGCCCGCGTGGTCGTCGCCTCGCACCTGGGCCGCCCCAAGGGCGCCCCGGAGCCGGCCTTCTCGCTCGCTCCGGCCGCCAAGCGACTGGGTGAACTGCTCGGTGCGGACGTCGCGTTCGCCACCGACACCGTCGGAGACTCCGCCAAGGAGACCGTCGCCGCCCTCGCCGACGGGCAGGTCGCAGTCATCGAGAACCTGCGCTTCAACGCCGGTGAGACCTCGAAGGACGACGCCGAGCGCGGCGCCTTCGCGGACGAGCTCGCCGAGCTGGCCGACCTCTACGTCGGCGACGGCTTCGGCGCCGTCCACCGCAAGCACGCCTCGGTCTTCGACCTGCCCGCGCGCCTCCCGCACGCAGCCGGTTACCTGATCGCCACCGAGGTCGGCGTCCTGAAGAAGCTGACCGCCGAAGTCAAGCGCCCGTACGTGGTCGTCCTCGGCGGCGCCAAGGTCTCCGACAAGCTCGCTGTCATCGACGAGCTCCTCGGCAAGGCCGACCGCCTGCTCATCGGCGGCGGCATGGCGTACACCTTCCTCAAGGCCAAGGGCTACGAGGTCGGCATCTCCCTGCTCCAGGAAGACCAGCTGGACAAGGTCACGGAGTACATGGAGCGCGCCGAGAAGAACGGCGTCGAGCTGGTCCTCCCGGTCGACATCCTGGCCTCGGCCAACTTCCCGGACCTGAAGACCAAGGCTCCGGCCGTCTTCGAGACCGTCGACGCGGACAAGATCCCCGCCGACAAGGAGGGTCTGGACATCGGTCCCAAGACCCGCGAGCTGTACGCGTCGAAGATCGCCGACGCGGAGACCGTGTTCTGGAACGGTCCCGTGGGCGTCTTCGAGCACCCCGACTACGCCGGAGGCACCAGCGCCATCGCGCGAGCCCTCGTCGACAGCAGCGCGTTCACCGTGGTCGGCGGCGGCGACTCCGCCGCGGCCGTGCGCACGCTCGGCTTCGACGAGAACGCCTTCGGCCACATCTCGACCGGTGGCGGCGCCTCCCTCGAATACCTTGAGGGCAAGACGCTCCCCGGCCTCGCCGCACTGGAGGTCTGA
- the gap gene encoding type I glyceraldehyde-3-phosphate dehydrogenase — translation MTIRVGINGFGRIGRNYFRALLEQGADIEIVGVNDLTDNATLVHLLKYDTILGRLKAEVSHTDDTITVGDNTFKTFAERDPANLPWGELGADIVIESTGIFTKKADAAKHIAAGAKKVLISAPAKDEDITIVMGVNQDKYDAANHHVISNASCTTNCVAPMAKVLDENFGIVKGMMTTVHAYTNDQRILDFPHSDLRRARAAAENIIPTSTGAAKATALVLPQLKGKLDGIAMRVPVPTGSVTDLVLELSRETTKEEINAAFQKAAEGQLKGILDYTEDAIVSSDIVNWPASCTFDSSLTMVQDGTQVKVVGWYDNEWGYSNRLVDLTVFVGGQL, via the coding sequence GTGACGATCCGCGTAGGCATCAACGGTTTTGGCCGAATTGGCCGCAACTACTTCCGGGCGCTCCTTGAGCAGGGAGCGGACATCGAGATCGTCGGTGTCAATGACCTGACTGACAACGCGACCCTGGTGCACCTTCTCAAGTACGACACCATTCTGGGCCGCCTCAAGGCCGAGGTGTCCCACACCGACGACACCATCACGGTCGGCGACAACACCTTCAAGACCTTTGCCGAGCGCGACCCCGCGAACCTGCCCTGGGGGGAGCTCGGTGCCGACATCGTCATCGAGTCCACCGGCATCTTCACCAAGAAGGCCGACGCCGCCAAGCACATCGCCGCGGGCGCGAAGAAGGTCCTCATCTCGGCTCCGGCCAAGGACGAGGACATCACCATCGTGATGGGCGTCAACCAGGACAAGTACGACGCCGCCAACCACCACGTCATCTCCAACGCCTCCTGCACCACCAACTGCGTGGCGCCGATGGCCAAGGTCCTCGACGAGAACTTCGGCATCGTCAAGGGCATGATGACGACGGTCCACGCGTACACGAACGACCAGCGCATCCTGGACTTCCCGCACTCGGACCTGCGCCGCGCCCGCGCCGCCGCCGAGAACATCATCCCGACCTCGACGGGTGCCGCCAAGGCGACCGCGCTGGTCCTCCCGCAGCTCAAGGGCAAGCTGGACGGCATCGCCATGCGCGTCCCGGTCCCGACCGGCTCGGTCACCGACCTCGTCCTGGAGCTCTCCCGCGAGACCACCAAGGAAGAGATCAACGCCGCCTTCCAGAAGGCCGCCGAGGGCCAGCTCAAGGGCATCCTCGACTACACCGAGGACGCGATCGTCTCCTCCGACATCGTGAACTGGCCGGCTTCCTGCACCTTCGACTCCTCCCTGACCATGGTTCAGGACGGTACGCAGGTCAAGGTCGTCGGCTGGTACGACAACGAGTGGGGCTACTCCAACCGCCTCGTCGACCTGACCGTCTTCGTCGGCGGTCAGCTCTAA
- a CDS encoding M14 family zinc carboxypeptidase — translation MRHRARSILAASALVFGTTLAALPAAHAQPAADAAPGADEVRVYDADVTKEQIPLLLAAGQDAHELTERAPETGTAKVELFLTGGQARELAGQGVKLAEHKVPASAARSQVVGDGVFRPYSGKGGLQEEILKTAQANPGLAKVVSIGKTVQGKDILALKVTKNARTTKDGDKPSVLYMSNQHAREWITPEMTRRLMHHTLDNYGKDQRITKLVDSTELWFLLSANPDGYDYTHSPGGDRLWRKNLRDNNGDGKITTGDGVDLNRNFAYKWGYDNEGSSPNQSSETYRGAKASSEPETVALDKFEKRIGFKYAINYHSASELLLYGVGWQVATPTPDDVAYKALAGTPENSAIPGYYPQISSELYTTNGEADGHAANVNGVMMFTPEMTTCQTASASDPNDRWKPEDCQSGFNFPDDEKLIQAEFAKNVSFALAVGESAAHPDQPKSSVGLSAADFTPDPFTTSYVAKGEDQTVSVTARKALKDKQLKFRINGGRTHDDGLKAWKGGDVYGGDDNNWFDEYRAKVDGAKPGDKVEVWFTGRDGSGRQVSSEHFTYTVAQRPRADVLVIAEEGAKAQHAQEYVDALRANGRSAAVWDVAVQGVPHPLGVLSHFRTAVHYTGAKTPGGDTQLAVRDFLNEGGKLIEAGELAGGNAQVGRAVTDDFSQYYLGAYSRTSARGATGFAGTGALTGAKGGLGDATGNPLNAPGSYAVTSDSLPAAQFPQFKSAQAGQYAGVVNPYAPYAGAWMAAAPHEDDEWKRLTRTVDLTKVTAADRPQLKMALNWNTEQGYDHAVLEAHTSGAEDWTTLPEAGGLTSSAVPTECEAGFYVNGHPFLKHYLTLDSAGCTANGTSGQWNSFTGSSDGWKQVTFDLSAYAGKTVEVSLSYVSDGGSGGRGLFADDARVSVGGADQPAEGFETSLGVWTAQGAPAGSPVVPGDWSRSGELFKSYASVTTRNTVLLGFGLEHLPAAADRAVLVGKALRSLHR, via the coding sequence ATGAGGCACCGCGCGAGATCGATCCTCGCCGCAAGCGCACTCGTCTTCGGAACCACACTGGCCGCCCTCCCGGCGGCCCACGCCCAGCCCGCAGCGGACGCCGCACCCGGCGCCGACGAGGTTCGGGTCTACGACGCGGACGTCACCAAGGAGCAGATCCCGCTCCTCCTCGCCGCGGGCCAGGACGCCCACGAGCTCACCGAACGCGCCCCGGAGACCGGGACCGCCAAGGTCGAGCTGTTCCTCACCGGCGGCCAGGCCAGGGAGCTCGCCGGCCAGGGCGTCAAGCTCGCCGAGCACAAGGTCCCCGCGAGCGCGGCCCGCTCCCAGGTCGTCGGCGACGGGGTGTTCCGCCCCTACAGCGGCAAGGGCGGACTCCAGGAGGAGATCCTCAAGACCGCCCAGGCCAACCCCGGCCTCGCCAAGGTGGTCTCCATCGGCAAGACCGTCCAGGGCAAGGACATCCTCGCCCTGAAGGTTACTAAGAACGCCCGCACGACCAAGGACGGCGACAAGCCGTCCGTGCTCTACATGTCCAACCAGCACGCCCGCGAGTGGATCACCCCGGAGATGACCCGGCGGCTGATGCACCACACCCTCGACAACTACGGCAAGGACCAGCGGATCACCAAGCTGGTGGACTCCACCGAGCTGTGGTTCCTGCTGTCCGCCAACCCGGACGGGTACGACTACACGCACTCCCCGGGCGGCGACCGGCTGTGGCGCAAGAACCTGCGCGACAACAACGGCGACGGGAAGATCACCACCGGCGACGGCGTCGACCTCAACCGGAACTTCGCCTACAAGTGGGGCTACGACAACGAGGGTTCCTCGCCGAACCAGTCGAGCGAGACCTACCGCGGAGCCAAGGCGTCCTCGGAGCCGGAGACCGTCGCCCTCGACAAGTTCGAGAAGCGCATCGGCTTCAAGTACGCGATCAACTACCACTCCGCGTCCGAGCTGCTGCTCTACGGCGTGGGCTGGCAGGTGGCCACCCCGACCCCGGACGACGTCGCGTACAAGGCGCTCGCCGGCACCCCGGAGAACTCCGCGATCCCGGGCTACTACCCGCAGATCTCCTCCGAGCTCTACACCACCAACGGCGAGGCCGACGGCCACGCCGCGAACGTCAACGGCGTCATGATGTTCACGCCGGAGATGACCACCTGCCAGACGGCCTCCGCGAGCGACCCCAACGACCGGTGGAAGCCCGAGGACTGCCAGTCCGGGTTCAACTTCCCGGACGACGAGAAGCTCATCCAGGCGGAGTTCGCGAAGAACGTCTCCTTCGCCCTCGCGGTCGGCGAGAGCGCCGCCCACCCGGACCAGCCCAAGTCCTCCGTGGGCCTGAGCGCCGCGGACTTCACCCCGGACCCCTTCACCACCTCCTACGTGGCCAAGGGAGAGGACCAGACGGTCTCCGTCACGGCCCGCAAGGCGCTGAAGGACAAGCAGCTCAAGTTCCGCATCAACGGCGGCCGCACGCACGACGACGGACTCAAGGCCTGGAAGGGCGGCGACGTCTACGGCGGCGACGACAACAACTGGTTCGACGAGTACCGGGCAAAGGTGGACGGAGCCAAGCCCGGCGACAAGGTCGAGGTCTGGTTCACCGGCCGCGACGGCTCCGGCCGGCAGGTCTCCAGCGAGCACTTCACGTACACGGTGGCCCAGCGGCCCCGCGCCGACGTGCTGGTGATCGCGGAGGAGGGCGCCAAGGCGCAGCACGCGCAGGAGTACGTCGACGCCCTGCGCGCCAACGGCAGGTCGGCTGCGGTCTGGGACGTGGCCGTCCAGGGCGTCCCGCACCCCCTCGGCGTGCTCTCCCACTTCCGCACGGCCGTCCACTACACCGGCGCCAAGACCCCCGGCGGCGACACCCAGCTCGCCGTTCGGGACTTCCTCAACGAGGGCGGCAAGCTGATCGAGGCCGGTGAACTCGCGGGCGGCAACGCCCAGGTCGGCCGCGCCGTGACGGACGACTTCAGCCAGTACTACCTCGGCGCCTACAGCCGTACGAGTGCCCGCGGCGCCACCGGCTTCGCCGGTACGGGTGCCCTCACCGGCGCCAAGGGCGGCCTGGGCGACGCGACGGGCAACCCGCTCAACGCCCCCGGCTCCTACGCGGTCACCTCCGACTCCCTGCCCGCGGCGCAGTTCCCGCAGTTCAAGAGCGCGCAGGCGGGCCAGTACGCCGGGGTCGTGAACCCGTACGCCCCCTACGCCGGCGCGTGGATGGCGGCGGCCCCCCACGAGGACGACGAGTGGAAGCGGCTGACCCGCACGGTCGACCTGACCAAGGTCACCGCCGCCGACAGGCCGCAGCTCAAGATGGCCCTGAACTGGAACACCGAGCAGGGCTACGACCACGCGGTCCTGGAGGCCCACACCAGCGGCGCCGAGGACTGGACCACGCTGCCCGAGGCGGGAGGCCTGACCAGCAGCGCCGTCCCGACGGAGTGCGAGGCCGGGTTCTACGTCAACGGCCACCCCTTCCTGAAGCACTACCTCACCCTCGACAGCGCCGGTTGCACCGCCAACGGCACCAGCGGCCAGTGGAACAGCTTCACCGGGTCCTCCGACGGCTGGAAGCAGGTCACCTTCGACCTGAGTGCGTACGCGGGCAAGACCGTAGAGGTCTCCCTCTCGTACGTTTCGGACGGCGGTTCCGGCGGCCGGGGCCTCTTCGCGGACGACGCGCGCGTCTCCGTCGGCGGAGCCGACCAGCCCGCGGAGGGGTTCGAGACTTCGCTGGGGGTATGGACCGCGCAGGGCGCCCCTGCGGGAAGCCCCGTGGTTCCGGGGGACTGGTCCCGGTCCGGGGAGCTGTTCAAGTCGTACGCGTCGGTCACTACGCGTAACACCGTGCTCCTCGGTTTCGGCCTCGAACACCTGCCGGCGGCGGCGGACCGAGCCGTACTCGTCGGTAAGGCGCTCCGGTCGCTGCATCGTTGA
- the whiA gene encoding DNA-binding protein WhiA, with amino-acid sequence MAMTPAVKDEISRLPVTRTCCRKAEVSAILRFAGGLHLVSGRIVIEAELDTGIAARRLRKDILEIFGHSSDLVVMAPGGLRRGSRYVVRVVAGGDQLARQTGLVDGRGRPIRGLPPQVVSGATCDAEAAWRGAFLAHGSLTEPGRSSSLEVTCPGPEAALALVGAARRLSIAAKAREVRGVDRVVVRDGDAIGALLTRLGAHESVLAWEERRMRREVRATANRLANFDDANLRRSARAAVAAGARVQRALEILGEEVPEHLAAAGRLRMEHKQASLEELGALADPPLTKDAVAGRIRRLLAMADKRAQDLGIPGTESNLSEDLADNMAG; translated from the coding sequence ATGGCGATGACGCCAGCGGTGAAGGATGAGATCTCCCGGCTCCCCGTCACCCGGACCTGCTGCAGGAAGGCGGAGGTCTCGGCGATTCTTCGGTTCGCGGGCGGGCTGCACCTGGTGAGCGGGCGGATCGTCATCGAGGCGGAGCTGGACACCGGGATCGCTGCCCGGCGTCTGCGCAAGGACATCCTGGAGATCTTCGGCCATTCCTCGGACCTGGTCGTCATGGCTCCCGGCGGGCTGCGCCGCGGCAGCCGGTACGTCGTCCGGGTCGTGGCCGGCGGTGACCAGTTGGCGCGCCAGACGGGGCTCGTGGACGGCCGCGGCCGACCCATCCGGGGTCTTCCCCCGCAGGTGGTCTCCGGGGCCACCTGCGACGCGGAGGCGGCCTGGCGCGGCGCCTTCCTGGCCCACGGCTCGCTGACCGAGCCGGGACGGTCCTCCTCGCTGGAGGTGACCTGCCCCGGTCCGGAGGCCGCCCTGGCCCTGGTGGGTGCCGCCCGCCGGCTGTCCATCGCCGCCAAGGCGCGCGAGGTCCGCGGTGTGGACCGGGTCGTGGTCCGCGACGGTGACGCGATCGGCGCCCTGCTGACCCGGCTCGGGGCCCACGAGTCGGTGCTGGCCTGGGAGGAGCGGCGGATGCGGCGCGAGGTGCGCGCCACCGCCAACCGCCTCGCCAACTTCGACGACGCCAACCTGCGCCGCTCGGCACGGGCCGCGGTGGCGGCCGGAGCCCGGGTCCAGCGCGCCCTGGAGATCCTCGGGGAAGAGGTGCCCGAGCACCTCGCCGCGGCCGGCCGGCTGCGCATGGAGCACAAGCAGGCCTCCCTGGAGGAGCTGGGCGCGCTCGCCGACCCGCCGCTGACGAAGGACGCGGTCGCGGGCCGCATCCGCCGTCTGCTGGCGATGGCCGACAAGCGGGCGCAGGACCTCGGCATCCCGGGGACCGAGTCGAACCTCAGCGAGGACCTGGCCGACAACATGGCCGGCTAG
- the yvcK gene encoding uridine diphosphate-N-acetylglucosamine-binding protein YvcK, translating to MTGRTLRLRRLRRLTSGRGEDGAGRTGLRRGAAPKVVAPKVVALGGGMGLSASLAALRRITGELTAVVTVADDGGSSGRLREELGVLPPGDLRKALAALCGDDDWGQTWARVIQHRFQSEGDLHGHAVGNLLIVALWEQLGDPVQALDLVGKLLGAQGRVLPMSAVPLELQALVRGHDQSRPDEVDTVRGQATVATTPGEVLSVQVVPGDPPAVPEAVAAVLDADWVVLGPGSWFSSVIPHLLVPELLDALIETKARRVLSLNLAPQPGETEGFSPQRHLEVLARHAPKLALDVVLADEAAVPDRESLADAAKRFGAAVELAPVAREDGSPKHDPELLAAAYDRIFRMHGRIGPWR from the coding sequence GTGACCGGACGCACCCTGCGGCTGCGCCGCCTGCGCCGCCTCACCTCGGGGCGGGGCGAGGACGGCGCCGGCCGCACCGGGCTCCGCCGCGGCGCAGCCCCCAAGGTGGTCGCACCCAAGGTCGTCGCCCTCGGCGGCGGCATGGGTCTGTCGGCCTCCCTGGCAGCACTGCGCCGGATCACCGGCGAGCTCACGGCCGTGGTCACCGTCGCCGACGACGGCGGCTCCAGCGGCCGGCTCCGCGAGGAGCTCGGCGTGCTGCCGCCCGGCGACCTGCGCAAGGCGCTGGCCGCGCTGTGCGGCGATGACGACTGGGGCCAGACCTGGGCCCGCGTCATCCAGCACCGCTTCCAGTCCGAGGGCGACCTGCACGGGCACGCGGTCGGCAACCTGCTGATCGTCGCCCTGTGGGAACAGCTCGGCGACCCCGTCCAGGCCCTCGACCTGGTCGGGAAGCTGCTGGGCGCGCAGGGCCGGGTGCTGCCGATGTCTGCGGTCCCGCTGGAGCTCCAGGCGCTGGTCCGCGGCCACGACCAGAGCCGCCCGGACGAGGTCGACACCGTCCGCGGGCAGGCCACCGTGGCCACCACCCCCGGCGAGGTGCTCTCCGTACAGGTGGTGCCCGGAGATCCGCCGGCCGTGCCGGAGGCCGTCGCCGCGGTCCTGGACGCCGACTGGGTGGTGCTCGGCCCGGGATCGTGGTTCTCCTCCGTGATCCCGCACCTGCTGGTGCCGGAACTGCTCGACGCGCTGATCGAGACCAAGGCCCGGCGGGTCCTCTCGCTGAACCTCGCGCCGCAGCCCGGTGAAACAGAGGGCTTCTCTCCGCAGCGTCATTTGGAGGTTTTGGCCCGACACGCCCCTAAACTCGCCCTGGACGTGGTGCTGGCCGACGAGGCCGCCGTGCCCGACCGCGAGTCCCTCGCCGATGCCGCAAAACGGTTCGGTGCCGCGGTCGAGCTGGCGCCGGTGGCCAGGGAAGACGGCTCTCCGAAGCATGACCCGGAGCTGCTCGCCGCCGCGTACGACCGTATTTTTCGGATGCATGGAAGGATCGGCCCATGGCGATGA